In Achromobacter spanius, the following proteins share a genomic window:
- a CDS encoding phenylacetate--CoA ligase family protein has translation MSEFFDVLETRAPEQRERELMAALPAAIARAIARAPAIAEQLRGVDPATITSREALARLPVLRKHELLERQQHSRDDAAAATGPGKTFGGFSAIGWGEAMRVFASPGPIYEPESARADYWRFARALYAAGFRAGELAYNCFSYHFTPAGSMMETAAHAVGCTVFPGGTGQTEQQVRAIQDLAPSGYTGTPSFLKIILEKSDELGVKLDSLQRALVSGEAFPPSLRDWLAARGIEGYQAYGSADLGMIAFETPARQGLVLGEDIIVEIVRPGTGEPVPDGEVGEVVVTTLNPDYPLVRFGTGDLSAVLPGISPCGRTNTRIKGWMGRADQTTKVRGMFVHPSQVADVARRHPEILRARLVISGTTGSDRMVLKVESRVRGDDLSKRIADSVRDVTKLRADVEWVDADGLPNDGKVIDDVRTYE, from the coding sequence ATGTCCGAGTTTTTCGATGTCCTGGAAACCCGAGCGCCCGAGCAACGCGAGCGCGAGCTGATGGCCGCCTTGCCCGCCGCGATTGCCCGGGCGATAGCCCGCGCGCCGGCCATCGCCGAGCAACTGCGCGGCGTCGACCCCGCCACCATCACGTCGCGCGAGGCGCTGGCGCGCCTGCCGGTCTTGCGCAAGCATGAACTGCTGGAACGCCAGCAGCACAGCCGCGACGACGCCGCCGCCGCCACCGGCCCCGGCAAGACCTTCGGCGGCTTCTCCGCCATCGGCTGGGGCGAGGCGATGCGCGTCTTCGCCTCGCCCGGCCCCATCTACGAACCGGAAAGCGCGCGCGCCGACTACTGGCGTTTTGCGCGCGCCTTGTACGCCGCGGGCTTTCGCGCCGGCGAACTGGCCTACAACTGCTTTTCGTATCACTTCACTCCGGCCGGCTCCATGATGGAAACGGCGGCGCACGCTGTGGGCTGCACCGTGTTCCCGGGCGGCACCGGCCAGACCGAACAACAGGTGCGCGCCATTCAGGACCTGGCGCCCAGCGGCTACACGGGCACGCCCAGCTTTCTGAAGATCATCCTGGAAAAGTCGGACGAACTGGGCGTGAAGCTGGATTCATTGCAGCGCGCACTGGTGTCGGGCGAAGCCTTCCCGCCGTCACTGCGCGACTGGCTGGCGGCGCGCGGCATCGAGGGCTATCAGGCCTATGGCAGCGCCGACCTGGGCATGATCGCGTTCGAAACGCCCGCCCGCCAAGGGCTGGTGCTGGGGGAAGACATCATCGTGGAGATCGTGCGCCCCGGCACCGGTGAACCGGTGCCCGACGGCGAGGTCGGTGAAGTCGTCGTAACCACCTTGAACCCGGACTACCCGCTGGTGCGCTTCGGCACGGGCGACCTGTCGGCGGTCTTGCCCGGCATTTCGCCTTGCGGGCGCACCAACACGCGCATCAAGGGTTGGATGGGCCGGGCCGATCAAACCACCAAGGTGCGCGGCATGTTCGTGCACCCGTCGCAGGTGGCGGACGTGGCGCGCCGCCATCCGGAAATTTTGCGGGCGCGGCTGGTCATCAGCGGCACCACCGGATCGGACCGCATGGTGCTGAAAGTGGAATCGCGCGTGCGCGGCGACGATCTGTCCAAGCGCATCGCG
- a CDS encoding ABC transporter ATP-binding protein: protein MTAATHAANTAAPTAAAPNVLLDVNGIEVIYNHVILVLKGVSLQVPEGKIVALLGANGAGKTTTLRAVSNLLKGERGDVTKGHIQYRGQRIERLSPSELVKRGVVQVMEGRHCFAHLTIEENLLTGAYTRNMNRADTAAALERVYQYFPRLKQRRTSQSGYTSGGEQQMTAIGRALMANPNMILLDEPSMGLAPQIVEEIFEIVRDLNQREGVSFLLAEQNTNIALRYADYGYILENGRVMMDGAAQDLAQNEDVKEFYLGISSGERKSFRENKFYRRRKRWLA from the coding sequence ATGACCGCTGCAACACACGCTGCAAACACCGCTGCCCCCACCGCCGCCGCCCCCAACGTGCTGCTGGACGTGAACGGCATCGAGGTGATCTACAACCACGTGATCCTGGTACTCAAGGGCGTGTCCCTGCAAGTGCCGGAAGGCAAGATCGTGGCCTTGCTGGGCGCCAACGGCGCGGGCAAGACCACGACGCTGCGCGCCGTTTCGAACCTGCTCAAGGGCGAACGCGGCGACGTCACCAAGGGCCATATCCAATACCGTGGCCAGCGCATCGAACGGCTGTCGCCCTCGGAACTGGTCAAGCGGGGCGTCGTGCAGGTGATGGAAGGGCGGCACTGCTTTGCCCACCTGACCATTGAAGAAAACCTGCTGACGGGCGCCTACACGCGCAACATGAACCGCGCCGACACCGCCGCGGCGCTGGAACGTGTCTATCAATACTTCCCGCGCCTGAAGCAACGCCGCACCAGCCAGTCCGGCTATACGTCGGGCGGCGAACAGCAGATGACCGCCATCGGCCGCGCGCTGATGGCCAACCCCAACATGATCTTGCTGGACGAGCCCTCGATGGGGCTGGCGCCGCAGATCGTGGAAGAAATCTTCGAAATCGTGCGCGACCTGAACCAGCGCGAAGGCGTGAGCTTCCTGTTGGCGGAGCAGAACACCAACATTGCGCTGCGCTATGCCGACTACGGCTACATCCTGGAAAACGGGCGCGTGATGATGGACGGCGCCGCGCAGGACCTGGCCCAAAACGAGGACGTGAAGGAGTTCTACCTGGGTATTTCCAGTGGCGAACGCAAGAGCTTTCGCGAAAACAAGTTCTACCGCCGCCGCAAACGCTGGCTGGCCTGA
- a CDS encoding ABC transporter substrate-binding protein, which produces MEMKRLNLKLAAALVAAAGAVGAVATPAMAAEEQFVPLLVYRTGSFAPLGIPWADGKLDYLKLVNERDGGVNGVKITYEECETSYATDRGVECYERLKGKGTGASGFDTQSTGITFAVSDKAIQDKVPVETMGYGLSQSVDGSVFQWNFPLLGTYWTAADVMIQDIAKKEGGMDKLKGKKIALVYHDSPYGKEPIPLLQKRAAKEGFELVLYPVTAPGVEQKSTWLQIRQARPNYVLLWSAGIMTPTAIREAQASGYPRDKMYAIWWAGSEGDVKDLGDVAKGYNAITVHNSGAESDKVYDDLKKFVYDKGQGSDKTAKNTLDTIAHTRGMMISMLQVEAIRAAQEKYGKGKAMTPEQVRWGFENLNLTQEKLDKLGFGQIMRPVKTSCNNHMGDDWARIVQWDGAKFKVVSDWYQSDKAILDPMVKEAAAKYAKEKNITPRTCEN; this is translated from the coding sequence ATGGAGATGAAGCGTCTTAACCTGAAGTTGGCGGCGGCATTGGTAGCCGCAGCCGGCGCCGTCGGCGCCGTAGCCACGCCGGCAATGGCGGCCGAAGAGCAGTTCGTTCCGTTGCTGGTGTATCGCACCGGGTCGTTCGCGCCGCTGGGCATTCCCTGGGCCGACGGCAAGCTGGACTACCTGAAGCTGGTCAACGAGCGCGACGGTGGCGTCAACGGCGTCAAGATCACGTACGAAGAATGTGAAACGTCCTACGCCACCGATCGCGGCGTGGAATGCTATGAACGCCTGAAGGGCAAGGGCACCGGGGCCTCGGGCTTCGACACCCAGTCCACCGGCATCACGTTCGCGGTCAGCGACAAGGCCATCCAGGACAAGGTGCCCGTCGAAACAATGGGCTACGGCCTGTCGCAATCGGTGGACGGCAGCGTGTTCCAGTGGAACTTCCCGCTGCTGGGCACGTACTGGACCGCCGCCGACGTGATGATCCAGGACATCGCCAAGAAAGAAGGCGGCATGGACAAGCTCAAGGGCAAGAAGATCGCCCTGGTCTACCACGACTCGCCGTATGGCAAGGAACCGATCCCGCTGCTGCAAAAGCGCGCCGCCAAGGAAGGCTTCGAGCTGGTGCTGTATCCGGTCACCGCTCCCGGCGTTGAACAGAAATCCACCTGGCTGCAAATCCGCCAGGCGCGCCCGAACTACGTGCTGCTGTGGAGCGCCGGCATCATGACGCCGACCGCCATCCGCGAAGCGCAGGCCAGCGGCTACCCGCGCGACAAGATGTACGCCATCTGGTGGGCCGGCTCCGAAGGCGACGTGAAAGACCTGGGTGATGTCGCCAAGGGCTACAACGCCATCACCGTGCACAACAGCGGCGCCGAAAGCGACAAGGTCTACGACGACCTGAAGAAGTTCGTCTACGACAAGGGCCAGGGCTCGGACAAAACGGCCAAGAACACCCTGGACACCATCGCCCACACGCGCGGCATGATGATTTCCATGCTGCAAGTCGAGGCGATCCGCGCGGCGCAAGAGAAGTACGGCAAGGGCAAGGCCATGACGCCCGAGCAAGTGCGCTGGGGCTTCGAGAACCTGAACCTGACGCAGGAAAAGCTGGACAAGCTGGGCTTTGGCCAGATCATGCGTCCGGTCAAGACCTCGTGCAACAACCACATGGGTGATGACTGGGCCCGCATCGTGCAGTGGGACGGCGCCAAGTTCAAGGTGGTGTCTGACTGGTATCAGTCCGACAAGGCCATCCTGGACCCGATGGTCAAGGAAGCCGCGGCCAAGTACGCCAAGGAAAAGAACATCACGCCCCGCACTTGCGAGAACTGA
- a CDS encoding branched-chain amino acid ABC transporter permease: MFYRENGQFKTSYRADQQIFPIRQDRIFIWLLLAVAFIAVPALSSDYLLRAILIPFLILSLAAVGLNILVGYCGQISLGTGAFMAVGAYAAWNFGVRFPGMPLLLQILLGGCFATLVGVIFGIPSLRIRGLYLAVATLAAQFFVDWAFLRIPFFTNYSSSGSVSVPPLTAFGLPVQSALEKYLFVLILVVVFSLLAKNLVRGAIGRQWMAIRDMDVAASVIGIRPMYAKLTAFAVSSFIVGVAGALWGYIHLGSWEPLAFDLNRSFQLLFMVIIGGLGSIIGSFFGAAFIVLVPVALSNIPHALGIPLSVDTAAHIEHMVFGALIVFFLIAEPHGLARLWSIGKEKLRIWPFPH, from the coding sequence ATGTTCTATCGCGAAAACGGCCAGTTCAAAACCAGCTACCGGGCGGATCAGCAGATTTTCCCGATTCGCCAGGACCGCATCTTCATCTGGCTGCTGCTGGCGGTGGCGTTCATTGCCGTGCCGGCGCTGTCTTCCGACTACCTGCTGCGCGCCATCCTGATTCCGTTCCTGATCCTGTCGCTTGCGGCGGTGGGCTTGAACATTCTGGTTGGCTATTGCGGCCAGATCTCGCTGGGCACCGGCGCCTTCATGGCGGTGGGCGCGTATGCGGCCTGGAACTTCGGCGTGCGCTTTCCCGGCATGCCGCTGCTTCTTCAGATTCTGCTGGGCGGGTGCTTTGCCACCCTGGTGGGCGTGATCTTCGGCATCCCCAGCCTGCGCATCCGGGGTCTCTATCTGGCGGTGGCCACGCTGGCCGCGCAGTTCTTCGTGGACTGGGCTTTCCTGCGCATTCCCTTCTTCACCAATTACTCGTCCTCGGGCAGCGTGTCGGTGCCCCCGCTTACGGCCTTTGGCCTGCCGGTGCAGTCCGCCCTGGAAAAGTACTTGTTCGTGCTGATTCTGGTGGTGGTCTTCAGCCTGCTGGCCAAGAACCTGGTGCGCGGCGCGATCGGCCGCCAGTGGATGGCCATCCGCGACATGGACGTGGCGGCCTCGGTCATCGGCATCCGTCCCATGTACGCGAAGCTGACGGCGTTTGCGGTCAGCTCGTTCATCGTGGGCGTGGCAGGCGCGCTGTGGGGCTACATCCACCTGGGTTCCTGGGAACCGCTGGCCTTTGACCTGAACCGTTCGTTCCAACTGCTGTTCATGGTCATCATCGGCGGGCTGGGCTCGATCATCGGCAGCTTCTTCGGCGCGGCCTTCATCGTGCTGGTGCCGGTGGCGCTGTCGAACATTCCGCACGCACTCGGCATTCCGCTGTCGGTGGACACCGCCGCGCACATCGAGCACATGGTGTTCGGCGCGCTGATCGTGTTCTTCCTGATTGCGGAACCGCATGGACTGGCGCGTCTGTGGAGCATCGGCAAGGAAAAGCTCCGCATCTGGCCATTCCCTCATTGA
- a CDS encoding branched-chain amino acid ABC transporter permease: MGFFLETLFGGLMSGMMYALIGLGFVLIFKASGVFNFAQGAMVLVAALSMARFSEWIPRWLGFDNLILANVLAFIVSAMVMFVLAVAIERYVLRHLVNQEATTLLMATLGISYFLDGLGQITFGSSVYSINVGMPKDPLLILDSVFEGGLLINLEDLTAAVIAALLVATLALFFQYTSTGRALRAVADDHQAAQSIGIPLNRIWVIVWCVAGLVALVAGIIWGSKFGVQFTLSTAALRALPVVILGGLTSVPGAILGGLIIGVGEKLSEVYLGSLVGGGIEIWFAYVLALVFLLFRPQGLFGEKIIDRV; encoded by the coding sequence ATGGGATTTTTTCTAGAGACCTTATTCGGCGGCTTGATGAGCGGCATGATGTATGCGCTGATCGGCCTGGGCTTTGTACTGATCTTCAAGGCCTCCGGCGTCTTCAACTTCGCGCAGGGCGCGATGGTGCTGGTGGCGGCCTTGTCCATGGCGCGCTTTTCGGAATGGATTCCGCGCTGGCTCGGCTTTGACAACCTGATCCTGGCCAACGTGCTGGCGTTCATTGTCAGCGCCATGGTGATGTTCGTGCTGGCGGTGGCCATCGAACGCTACGTGCTGCGCCACCTGGTCAACCAGGAAGCCACCACGCTGTTGATGGCGACGCTGGGCATCAGCTACTTCCTGGACGGCCTGGGCCAGATCACGTTCGGCAGTTCGGTGTATTCCATCAACGTGGGCATGCCCAAGGATCCGCTGCTGATCCTGGACTCGGTCTTTGAAGGTGGGTTGTTGATCAACCTGGAAGATCTGACCGCAGCCGTCATCGCGGCCTTGCTGGTCGCGACGCTGGCGCTGTTCTTCCAATACACGTCCACCGGCCGCGCGCTGCGCGCAGTGGCCGACGACCACCAGGCCGCGCAATCCATCGGCATTCCGCTGAACCGCATCTGGGTCATCGTGTGGTGCGTGGCGGGCTTGGTGGCGCTGGTGGCCGGCATTATCTGGGGGTCGAAGTTCGGCGTGCAATTCACGCTGTCCACCGCGGCGCTGCGCGCGTTGCCGGTGGTGATTCTGGGCGGCTTGACGTCGGTGCCGGGCGCCATTCTGGGCGGCCTGATCATTGGCGTGGGGGAAAAGTTGTCCGAGGTCTACCTGGGGTCGCTCGTGGGCGGCGGTATCGAAATCTGGTTCGCCTATGTGCTGGCGCTGGTGTTCCTGCTGTTCCGTCCGCAAGGGCTGTTCGGCGAGAAGATCATCGACCGCGTGTAA
- a CDS encoding ABC transporter ATP-binding protein, protein MSNNDRDQRIGDVMLDMQNISLSFGGVKALTDISFNVREHEIRAIIGPNGAGKSSMLNVINGVYTPQQGGIEFRGERFSKMNPRRAAEMGIARTFQNLALFKGMSVLDNIMTGRNLRMKCGLLSQAFRLGPAEREETQHREFVENIVDFLEIQAYRKTPVGRLPYGLQKRVDLGRALAMEPRLLLLDEPMAGMNIEEKQDMSRFILDVNDEFGTTIVLIEHDMGVVMDISDRVVVLDYGKKIGDGRPDEVRANEDVIRAYLGVSH, encoded by the coding sequence ATGAGCAACAACGACCGCGACCAGCGTATCGGCGACGTCATGCTGGACATGCAGAACATCTCCCTGTCTTTCGGCGGCGTGAAGGCGCTGACGGACATTTCCTTCAACGTGCGAGAGCATGAGATTCGCGCCATCATCGGCCCCAACGGCGCCGGCAAAAGCTCGATGCTGAACGTCATCAACGGCGTCTACACGCCGCAGCAAGGCGGCATCGAATTTCGCGGCGAACGCTTCTCGAAGATGAACCCACGGCGCGCCGCCGAAATGGGCATCGCGCGCACGTTCCAGAACCTGGCGCTGTTCAAAGGCATGAGCGTGCTGGACAACATCATGACGGGCCGCAACCTGCGCATGAAGTGCGGCCTGCTCTCGCAGGCGTTCCGCCTGGGTCCGGCCGAACGCGAAGAAACCCAGCACCGCGAATTCGTCGAGAACATCGTCGACTTCCTGGAAATCCAGGCCTATCGCAAAACGCCGGTGGGCCGTCTGCCCTACGGCCTGCAAAAGCGCGTGGACCTGGGCCGCGCGCTGGCGATGGAACCGCGCCTGTTGCTGCTGGACGAGCCCATGGCCGGCATGAACATCGAGGAAAAGCAGGACATGAGCCGCTTCATCCTGGATGTGAATGACGAATTCGGCACCACCATCGTGCTGATCGAGCACGACATGGGCGTGGTCATGGATATTTCCGACCGCGTGGTGGTGCTGGACTACGGCAAGAAGATCGGCGATGGCCGCCCGGACGAAGTCCGCGCGAATGAAGACGTCATCCGCGCCTATCTCGGCGTGTCGCACTAA
- a CDS encoding AMP-dependent synthetase/ligase: MAHSSPASAQVPAALDTFPALLFAHANVRGSRPAIREKDLGIWQTLTWSEVAAHVRHVANGFASLGIRPGMHVAVIGENRPRLYMAMMAAQSLGAIPVPLYQDAVAQEMVYVLQDAEISVAVVEDQEQVDKMLEVREQCPALKHVVFDDPRGLRHYSDPMLQSYEQLETLGQQYAAQHPQYLDQAIAAVQPHDPAAMFYTSGTTGKPKGVVLTHHALIDRARAVSDMEKLTDQEDVLAYLPPAWIGQNMFSYTQLLVTGFTVNHPESPDTVAIDMRDIGPTYYFAPPRVLEGLLTHVMIRMEDAGYIKRKLFGACMNLARRVGTKILDGESVNAWDRLRYAIGNALIYGPLRNALGMSRVRVAYTAGEAIGPDLFVFYRSIGINLKQLYGSTETSVFVCVQPDGKVRDDTVGPPVAGVEIRVADNGEILVKSPGLFKEYYRNPDATAEARSADGWFHTGDAGYLDTDGQLKIIDRAKDVGKLANGSLFAPKYIENKLKFFQHIKEAVAFGADRDDVCAFINIDLEAVGNWAERRGLPYAGYTDLAAKEEVYQLIAECVEQVNADLATDPKLCASQVSRFLILHKELDPDDDELTRTRKVRRAFIAQKYGVLIDALFGGKQSQFIETEVKFEDGRTGKISADLKIRPVKTFPAITARAA, translated from the coding sequence GTGGCACATTCATCGCCCGCATCCGCACAGGTGCCGGCGGCGCTGGACACCTTTCCAGCGCTGCTGTTCGCGCATGCCAATGTTCGTGGGTCGCGGCCCGCGATTCGAGAGAAAGATCTGGGAATCTGGCAAACCCTGACGTGGTCCGAGGTGGCGGCGCATGTGCGCCATGTTGCGAACGGATTCGCGTCACTGGGCATACGGCCCGGCATGCACGTTGCCGTTATCGGCGAGAACCGCCCGCGCCTCTATATGGCCATGATGGCCGCGCAATCGCTGGGCGCGATTCCCGTACCGCTCTACCAGGACGCCGTCGCGCAGGAAATGGTCTACGTGCTGCAAGACGCCGAGATCAGCGTGGCCGTCGTGGAAGACCAGGAACAGGTCGACAAGATGCTGGAAGTGCGCGAGCAATGCCCGGCCTTGAAACACGTGGTGTTCGACGACCCGCGCGGGCTGCGCCATTACTCCGACCCCATGCTGCAGTCTTATGAGCAGTTGGAGACGTTGGGCCAGCAATACGCCGCGCAGCATCCCCAATACCTGGACCAGGCCATCGCCGCCGTGCAGCCGCACGACCCGGCCGCCATGTTCTATACCTCGGGCACCACCGGCAAGCCCAAGGGCGTGGTGCTCACGCACCATGCACTGATCGACCGCGCGCGCGCCGTGTCCGACATGGAAAAGCTGACCGACCAGGAAGACGTGCTGGCCTATCTGCCGCCCGCCTGGATCGGCCAGAACATGTTTTCGTACACGCAGTTGCTGGTCACGGGATTTACCGTCAACCACCCCGAATCGCCCGACACCGTGGCGATCGACATGCGCGACATCGGCCCCACCTATTACTTCGCGCCGCCGCGCGTGCTGGAAGGCTTGCTGACGCACGTGATGATCCGCATGGAAGACGCGGGCTACATCAAGCGCAAGCTGTTCGGCGCCTGCATGAACCTGGCGCGTCGTGTCGGCACCAAGATCCTGGACGGCGAATCCGTCAACGCCTGGGACCGCCTGCGCTACGCCATCGGCAACGCGCTGATCTATGGCCCCTTGCGCAATGCGCTGGGCATGAGCCGCGTGCGCGTCGCCTACACGGCGGGCGAGGCCATCGGCCCGGACCTCTTCGTGTTCTACCGGTCCATCGGCATCAACCTGAAGCAGTTGTACGGCTCGACGGAAACGTCGGTGTTCGTGTGCGTGCAGCCCGACGGCAAGGTGCGCGACGATACCGTCGGCCCGCCGGTGGCAGGCGTTGAAATCCGCGTGGCGGACAACGGTGAGATCCTGGTGAAAAGCCCCGGCTTGTTCAAGGAGTACTACCGCAACCCAGACGCCACGGCCGAAGCGCGCAGCGCCGACGGCTGGTTCCACACGGGCGATGCGGGCTACCTGGATACCGACGGGCAGTTGAAGATCATCGACCGTGCGAAAGACGTCGGCAAGCTGGCCAACGGCAGCCTGTTCGCGCCGAAGTACATCGAGAACAAGCTCAAGTTCTTCCAGCACATCAAGGAAGCCGTGGCCTTTGGCGCCGACCGCGACGACGTTTGCGCGTTCATCAATATCGACCTGGAAGCCGTGGGCAACTGGGCCGAGCGCCGGGGCCTGCCGTATGCCGGCTACACCGACCTGGCCGCCAAGGAAGAGGTCTACCAACTGATCGCGGAATGCGTGGAGCAGGTCAACGCCGACCTGGCCACCGACCCGAAACTGTGCGCCTCGCAAGTCAGCCGTTTCCTGATCCTGCACAAGGAACTGGACCCGGACGACGACGAACTGACCCGCACGCGCAAGGTGCGCCGCGCGTTCATTGCACAGAAGTACGGCGTGCTGATCGACGCGCTGTTCGGCGGCAAGCAGTCGCAGTTCATCGAAACCGAAGTGAAGTTCGAAGACGGACGCACCGGCAAGATCTCGGCCGACCTGAAGATCCGACCCGTCAAGACGTTCCCCGCCATCACAGCCCGAGCCGCGTAG
- a CDS encoding Crp/Fnr family transcriptional regulator, whose protein sequence is MQLSDSLQLAAAWFRVLNAEQQSRVERDLSVQQVVAGSIIERKGELAQAWIGVLAGLVKVSVGNAEGKVASLTGVPAGGWIGEGSLLKREDRKYDIVALRDSVVARLPAPTFDWLLDTSIPFNRYLLHQLNERVAQFIGKAEYDRLLDPDARVARCLAELFNPLLYPGMGMRLTITQEEVGYLARVSRQRANQALRKLEEAGLLNVEYGAVRVLNLDGLKQYGSDRSTVDGEQAA, encoded by the coding sequence ATGCAGCTATCCGACTCCCTTCAACTTGCCGCGGCGTGGTTTCGCGTGCTCAACGCCGAGCAGCAATCGCGCGTCGAGCGGGACCTCTCTGTGCAGCAAGTCGTTGCCGGATCGATCATAGAGCGCAAAGGTGAACTCGCACAGGCTTGGATTGGCGTATTGGCCGGTTTGGTCAAGGTGTCGGTCGGCAACGCGGAAGGCAAGGTGGCGTCGTTGACCGGCGTACCCGCTGGCGGCTGGATCGGCGAGGGCTCGCTGCTCAAGCGCGAAGACCGCAAGTACGACATCGTTGCGCTGCGTGATTCCGTCGTGGCGCGGCTGCCGGCGCCCACGTTCGATTGGCTGCTGGACACCAGCATTCCCTTCAACCGCTATTTGCTGCATCAATTGAACGAGCGCGTGGCGCAGTTCATCGGCAAGGCGGAGTACGACCGATTGCTGGACCCTGACGCGCGGGTAGCCCGCTGTCTGGCCGAGCTGTTCAACCCTTTGCTGTATCCCGGCATGGGCATGCGCCTGACCATTACGCAGGAAGAGGTCGGCTATCTGGCCCGGGTGTCGCGCCAGCGCGCCAACCAGGCGTTGCGCAAGCTGGAAGAGGCAGGCCTGCTGAATGTGGAATACGGCGCCGTGCGCGTGCTGAACCTGGATGGCTTGAAACAATACGGGTCGGACCGCAGCACCGTCGACGGCGAGCAAGCGGCCTGA
- a CDS encoding MarR family winged helix-turn-helix transcriptional regulator has product MKSRSKAKSAFNPLLLDSQLCFALYSTSLAMNKVYRKLLRGLDLTYPQYLVMLVLWEGDDITVTDIGDRLFLDSATLTPLLKRLEAAGLVTRKRAVDDERQVIVGLTEQGLALRERAETVPHSVASAAQCTLDEAQGMMKALHALRVKLVESI; this is encoded by the coding sequence ATGAAATCTCGATCCAAAGCCAAAAGCGCATTCAACCCGCTGCTGCTGGACAGCCAGTTGTGCTTCGCCCTGTACTCGACTTCGCTGGCGATGAACAAGGTGTACCGCAAGCTGTTGCGCGGGCTGGACCTGACGTATCCGCAGTACCTGGTAATGCTGGTGCTGTGGGAAGGCGATGACATCACTGTGACGGATATCGGCGACCGCCTGTTCCTGGACTCGGCTACGCTCACGCCGTTGTTGAAGCGCCTGGAAGCGGCGGGTTTGGTGACGCGCAAGCGCGCCGTGGACGATGAACGCCAGGTGATCGTCGGGCTGACGGAACAGGGTCTAGCGCTGCGAGAGCGCGCCGAAACCGTGCCGCATTCGGTGGCGTCCGCCGCGCAATGCACGCTGGACGAGGCGCAGGGCATGATGAAAGCGCTGCACGCATTGCGGGTCAAGCTGGTCGAAAGTATTTGA
- a CDS encoding organic hydroperoxide resistance protein: MSIEKVLYRANATATGGREGRGVSDDGNLDVKLTTPRELGGSGAAGTNPEQLFAVGYSACFLGAMKFVGGRDKIAIPADVSVNGIVGIGAIPTGFGIEVELKISLPGMDREQAEKLVAAAHIVCPYSNATRGNIDVTLTIV, encoded by the coding sequence ATGTCTATCGAAAAAGTTCTGTATCGCGCCAATGCCACCGCAACCGGCGGCCGTGAAGGCCGTGGCGTCAGCGATGACGGCAACCTGGACGTCAAGCTGACCACGCCGCGCGAGCTGGGCGGTTCGGGCGCTGCCGGCACCAACCCCGAACAACTGTTCGCCGTCGGTTATTCCGCCTGCTTCCTGGGCGCCATGAAGTTCGTGGGTGGCCGCGACAAGATCGCCATTCCGGCTGACGTGTCGGTGAACGGCATCGTGGGTATCGGCGCCATCCCGACCGGCTTCGGCATCGAAGTCGAACTGAAGATCTCGCTGCCGGGCATGGATCGCGAACAGGCCGAAAAGCTGGTCGCCGCCGCGCACATCGTCTGCCCGTACTCGAACGCCACGCGCGGCAACATCGATGTGACGTTGACGATTGTCTGA